A single Larimichthys crocea isolate SSNF chromosome VIII, L_crocea_2.0, whole genome shotgun sequence DNA region contains:
- the bdnf gene encoding neurotrophic factor BDNF precursor form isoform X1: MRLIVDKACVKKDCVAFLGSGYAGTVREFHQVRRVMTILFLTMVISYFSCMRAAPLRDAPGMRGHRTEGYLGAAATAARGHGTPQSSGGPGQRGELPSLTDTFEQVIEELLEVEGEAAQLGQGADKSQGGGGPSSLVTTETKDVDLYDSRVMISNQVPLEPPLLFLLEEYKNYLDAANMSMRVRRHSDPSRRGELSVCDSISQWVTAVDKKTAIDMSGQTVTVMEKVPVPNGQLKQYFYETKCNPMGYTKEGCRGIDKRHYNSQCRTTQSYVRALTMDSKKKIGWRFIRIDTSCVCTLTIKRGR; the protein is encoded by the coding sequence TTCCACCAGGTTAGAAGAGTGATGACCATCCTGTTCCTTACTATGGTTATTTCATACTTCAGTTGCATGAGAGCTGCGCCCCTGAGAGACGCCCCGGGCATGCGGGGCCATCGGACGGAAGGCTACTTGGGCGCCGCTGCGACGGCCGCACGAGGCCATGGGACTCCACAGAGCAGTGGTGGGCCAGGCCAGCGCGGGGAACTGCCCTCACTCACAGACACGTTTGAGCAGGTGAtagaggagctgctggaggtggagggagaggcGGCACAGCTGGGACAGGGGGCTGATAAGAGCCAGGGAGGTGGGGGCCCATCCTCTTTGGTCACCACAGAGACCAAGGATGTCGACCTGTACGACTCGCGGGTGATGATCAGCAACCAAGTGCCTTTGGAGCCGCCGTTGCTCTTTCTTCTGGAGGAATACAAAAACTATCTGGATGCCGCTAATATGTCCATGAGGGTGCGGCGACACTCCGATCCCTCGCGGCGCggagagctcagtgtgtgtgacagtattAGCCAGTGGGTGACAGCTGTGGATAAAAAGACGGCAATAGACATGTCTGGGCAGACAGTTACCGTCATGGAAAAGGTCCCTGTCCCCAATGGCCAACTGAAGCAATACTTTTATGAGACCAAATGCAACCCCATGGGGTACACAAAGGAGGGCTGCAGAGGAATAGACAAGCGGCATTATAATTCCCAATGCAGGACAACCCAGTCCTACGTGCGAGCACTCACCATGGATAGCAAAAAGAAGATTGGCTGGCGGTTTATAAGGATAGACACTTCATGTGTATGCACATTGACCATTAAAAGAGGGAGATAG
- the bdnf gene encoding neurotrophic factor BDNF precursor form isoform X2: protein MKCEHLHRRVLHVCAASKFHQVRRVMTILFLTMVISYFSCMRAAPLRDAPGMRGHRTEGYLGAAATAARGHGTPQSSGGPGQRGELPSLTDTFEQVIEELLEVEGEAAQLGQGADKSQGGGGPSSLVTTETKDVDLYDSRVMISNQVPLEPPLLFLLEEYKNYLDAANMSMRVRRHSDPSRRGELSVCDSISQWVTAVDKKTAIDMSGQTVTVMEKVPVPNGQLKQYFYETKCNPMGYTKEGCRGIDKRHYNSQCRTTQSYVRALTMDSKKKIGWRFIRIDTSCVCTLTIKRGR from the coding sequence TTCCACCAGGTTAGAAGAGTGATGACCATCCTGTTCCTTACTATGGTTATTTCATACTTCAGTTGCATGAGAGCTGCGCCCCTGAGAGACGCCCCGGGCATGCGGGGCCATCGGACGGAAGGCTACTTGGGCGCCGCTGCGACGGCCGCACGAGGCCATGGGACTCCACAGAGCAGTGGTGGGCCAGGCCAGCGCGGGGAACTGCCCTCACTCACAGACACGTTTGAGCAGGTGAtagaggagctgctggaggtggagggagaggcGGCACAGCTGGGACAGGGGGCTGATAAGAGCCAGGGAGGTGGGGGCCCATCCTCTTTGGTCACCACAGAGACCAAGGATGTCGACCTGTACGACTCGCGGGTGATGATCAGCAACCAAGTGCCTTTGGAGCCGCCGTTGCTCTTTCTTCTGGAGGAATACAAAAACTATCTGGATGCCGCTAATATGTCCATGAGGGTGCGGCGACACTCCGATCCCTCGCGGCGCggagagctcagtgtgtgtgacagtattAGCCAGTGGGTGACAGCTGTGGATAAAAAGACGGCAATAGACATGTCTGGGCAGACAGTTACCGTCATGGAAAAGGTCCCTGTCCCCAATGGCCAACTGAAGCAATACTTTTATGAGACCAAATGCAACCCCATGGGGTACACAAAGGAGGGCTGCAGAGGAATAGACAAGCGGCATTATAATTCCCAATGCAGGACAACCCAGTCCTACGTGCGAGCACTCACCATGGATAGCAAAAAGAAGATTGGCTGGCGGTTTATAAGGATAGACACTTCATGTGTATGCACATTGACCATTAAAAGAGGGAGATAG
- the bdnf gene encoding neurotrophic factor BDNF precursor form isoform X3 translates to MFHQVRRVMTILFLTMVISYFSCMRAAPLRDAPGMRGHRTEGYLGAAATAARGHGTPQSSGGPGQRGELPSLTDTFEQVIEELLEVEGEAAQLGQGADKSQGGGGPSSLVTTETKDVDLYDSRVMISNQVPLEPPLLFLLEEYKNYLDAANMSMRVRRHSDPSRRGELSVCDSISQWVTAVDKKTAIDMSGQTVTVMEKVPVPNGQLKQYFYETKCNPMGYTKEGCRGIDKRHYNSQCRTTQSYVRALTMDSKKKIGWRFIRIDTSCVCTLTIKRGR, encoded by the coding sequence TTCCACCAGGTTAGAAGAGTGATGACCATCCTGTTCCTTACTATGGTTATTTCATACTTCAGTTGCATGAGAGCTGCGCCCCTGAGAGACGCCCCGGGCATGCGGGGCCATCGGACGGAAGGCTACTTGGGCGCCGCTGCGACGGCCGCACGAGGCCATGGGACTCCACAGAGCAGTGGTGGGCCAGGCCAGCGCGGGGAACTGCCCTCACTCACAGACACGTTTGAGCAGGTGAtagaggagctgctggaggtggagggagaggcGGCACAGCTGGGACAGGGGGCTGATAAGAGCCAGGGAGGTGGGGGCCCATCCTCTTTGGTCACCACAGAGACCAAGGATGTCGACCTGTACGACTCGCGGGTGATGATCAGCAACCAAGTGCCTTTGGAGCCGCCGTTGCTCTTTCTTCTGGAGGAATACAAAAACTATCTGGATGCCGCTAATATGTCCATGAGGGTGCGGCGACACTCCGATCCCTCGCGGCGCggagagctcagtgtgtgtgacagtattAGCCAGTGGGTGACAGCTGTGGATAAAAAGACGGCAATAGACATGTCTGGGCAGACAGTTACCGTCATGGAAAAGGTCCCTGTCCCCAATGGCCAACTGAAGCAATACTTTTATGAGACCAAATGCAACCCCATGGGGTACACAAAGGAGGGCTGCAGAGGAATAGACAAGCGGCATTATAATTCCCAATGCAGGACAACCCAGTCCTACGTGCGAGCACTCACCATGGATAGCAAAAAGAAGATTGGCTGGCGGTTTATAAGGATAGACACTTCATGTGTATGCACATTGACCATTAAAAGAGGGAGATAG
- the bdnf gene encoding neurotrophic factor BDNF precursor form isoform X4, protein MTILFLTMVISYFSCMRAAPLRDAPGMRGHRTEGYLGAAATAARGHGTPQSSGGPGQRGELPSLTDTFEQVIEELLEVEGEAAQLGQGADKSQGGGGPSSLVTTETKDVDLYDSRVMISNQVPLEPPLLFLLEEYKNYLDAANMSMRVRRHSDPSRRGELSVCDSISQWVTAVDKKTAIDMSGQTVTVMEKVPVPNGQLKQYFYETKCNPMGYTKEGCRGIDKRHYNSQCRTTQSYVRALTMDSKKKIGWRFIRIDTSCVCTLTIKRGR, encoded by the coding sequence ATGACCATCCTGTTCCTTACTATGGTTATTTCATACTTCAGTTGCATGAGAGCTGCGCCCCTGAGAGACGCCCCGGGCATGCGGGGCCATCGGACGGAAGGCTACTTGGGCGCCGCTGCGACGGCCGCACGAGGCCATGGGACTCCACAGAGCAGTGGTGGGCCAGGCCAGCGCGGGGAACTGCCCTCACTCACAGACACGTTTGAGCAGGTGAtagaggagctgctggaggtggagggagaggcGGCACAGCTGGGACAGGGGGCTGATAAGAGCCAGGGAGGTGGGGGCCCATCCTCTTTGGTCACCACAGAGACCAAGGATGTCGACCTGTACGACTCGCGGGTGATGATCAGCAACCAAGTGCCTTTGGAGCCGCCGTTGCTCTTTCTTCTGGAGGAATACAAAAACTATCTGGATGCCGCTAATATGTCCATGAGGGTGCGGCGACACTCCGATCCCTCGCGGCGCggagagctcagtgtgtgtgacagtattAGCCAGTGGGTGACAGCTGTGGATAAAAAGACGGCAATAGACATGTCTGGGCAGACAGTTACCGTCATGGAAAAGGTCCCTGTCCCCAATGGCCAACTGAAGCAATACTTTTATGAGACCAAATGCAACCCCATGGGGTACACAAAGGAGGGCTGCAGAGGAATAGACAAGCGGCATTATAATTCCCAATGCAGGACAACCCAGTCCTACGTGCGAGCACTCACCATGGATAGCAAAAAGAAGATTGGCTGGCGGTTTATAAGGATAGACACTTCATGTGTATGCACATTGACCATTAAAAGAGGGAGATAG